In one Staphylococcus lutrae genomic region, the following are encoded:
- the rsmI gene encoding 16S rRNA (cytidine(1402)-2'-O)-methyltransferase, translating into MGHLYLVGTPIGNLDDMTFRAIQTLQQVDLIACEDTRVTKKLCHHFEITTPLKSYHEHNKQQETENLIDMLVRGQNIALVSDAGLPLISDPGYELVVRAREQGVAVVPIPGANAGLTALMASGLPSFTYTFLGFLPRKSREKVPLLETRMYQESTLLLYESPHRVADTLEAIAKVDAERRVTLGRELTKKFEQIVTGKVASLIDQLGETLPLRGEFVIVIEGAAPKATTAWFEGMSVAAHVRHYIEQDMKPKAAIKKVAQEREISSKTVYRIFHEID; encoded by the coding sequence TCGGGACACCGATTGGTAATTTAGATGATATGACATTTCGCGCGATACAAACATTGCAACAAGTCGATTTGATTGCATGTGAAGATACACGTGTGACGAAAAAATTATGCCATCATTTTGAGATTACGACCCCTTTAAAATCGTATCATGAGCATAATAAGCAACAGGAAACGGAAAATCTTATCGACATGCTTGTAAGGGGACAAAATATTGCATTAGTTTCAGACGCGGGGTTGCCTTTAATTTCAGATCCTGGCTATGAATTGGTCGTTCGCGCACGTGAACAAGGTGTGGCGGTCGTTCCGATTCCAGGTGCTAATGCCGGATTGACGGCTTTAATGGCAAGTGGCTTGCCTTCATTTACATATACCTTTTTAGGTTTTTTACCACGCAAGTCGCGAGAAAAAGTACCATTGCTCGAAACGAGAATGTATCAAGAGAGCACATTGTTGCTATATGAATCACCGCATCGTGTGGCAGATACGCTTGAAGCCATTGCCAAAGTAGATGCGGAACGCCGTGTGACGCTAGGGCGTGAGTTGACGAAAAAATTTGAACAGATTGTCACGGGTAAGGTCGCTAGTTTGATAGATCAACTCGGTGAGACACTGCCTTTACGCGGAGAATTTGTTATTGTTATCGAAGGCGCCGCACCTAAAGCAACGACAGCTTGGTTCGAAGGTATGAGTGTCGCCGCACATGTCCGTCATTATATTGAGCAAGATATGAAACCAAAAGCGGCTATTAAAAAAGTTGCGCAAGAGCGTGAGATATCCAGCAAGACAGTTTATCGTATTTTTCATGAGATTGATTAG